The following proteins come from a genomic window of Ammospiza nelsoni isolate bAmmNel1 chromosome 6, bAmmNel1.pri, whole genome shotgun sequence:
- the ABCD4 gene encoding lysosomal cobalamin transporter ABCD4 isoform X4, which translates to MFLTLLGVALLEQLVIYQVGVIPSQYYEVLGNKDFSGFKTLTAVAVTLIIVNSTLKSFDQFICNMMYVNWRKSLTEYLHRCYFQGQVYYNLLVLREDIDNPDQRISQDVERFCRQLSSMASKLVISPFTLAYYTYQCFHSTGWLGPVSIFGYFIIGTMINKVLMSPIVSKLVQQEKLEGDFRFKHMQIRVNAEPAAFYRAGRVEHMRTNRRLQSLLKTQRELIGKELWLYIGINTFDYLGSILSYVVIAIPIFSGVYGDLSPTELSALVSKNAFVSIYLIGCFSQLIDLSSTVTDVAGYTHRIGELQETLLSLGRKENGNYSEAKTSWDLDSSHSGEDPVPRDTAFLLEQVTLSVPSSGKLLIKDLSLRISQGQSVMIVGNTGTGKTSLLRVLGGLWESTRGSIRMLTCFGPRGVVFLPQRPFFTDGSLREQVIYPLKEIYPLSGSADDERIVRFLELAGLTDLLARAGGLDEQVDWNWYDILSPGEMQRLSFARLFYLQPKYAVLDEATSALTEEVEHELYRMCLQLGMTLISVGHRPSLEKFHSWILKLHGEGRWELTRCEKLKRLPSEEGY; encoded by the exons ATGTTCCTGACGCTGCTCGGTGTCGCCTTGCTGG agcagctggtTATTTACCAGGTCGGCGTCATCCCCAGCCAGTACTATGAGGTCCTAGGGAACAAGGACTTCTCCGGATTCAAAACATTGACTGCTGTTGCTGTGACCCTGATCATTGTGAACTCCACG CTAAAAAGTTTCGACCAGTTTATCTGCAACATGATGTATGTGAACTGGAGGAAATCCCTCACTGAATACCTCCACAGGTGCTACTTCCAAGGCCAGGTCTACTACAACCTGCTCGTGCTGCGTGAAGACATCGATAACCC GGACCAGCGCATCAGCCAGGATGTGGAGAGgttctgcaggcagctcagctccatgGCCAGCAAGCTCGTCATCTCACCCTTCACACTGGCCTACTACACATACCAGTGCTTTCACAG CACAGGCTGGCTAGGCCCGGTGAGCATCTTTGGGTATTTCATCATTGGGACGATGATTAACAAAGTGTTGATGAGCCCAATTGTGTCTAAACTTGTGCAGCAGGAAAAACTGGAGGGAGATTTCAG GTTCAAGCACATGCAGATTCGTGTCAATGCAGAACCAGCTGCTTTCTACAG GGCTGGGCGAGTGGAGCACATGCGCACAAACCggaggctgcagagcctgcTGAAGACCCAGAGAGAGCTGAtagggaaggagctgtggctATACA TTGGGATCAACACCTTTGATTACTTGGGCAGCATCCTGAGCTACGTGGTCATTGCCATTCCCATCTTTTCTGGTGTCTACGGCGACCTGAGTCCAACAGAGCTCAGTGCCCTTGTCAGCAAG AATGCCTTTGTTTCCATCTACCTCATTGGCTGCTTCAGCCAGCTCATAGATCTCTCCAGCACTGTTACTGATGTAGCTGGCTACACACACAG GATTGGTGAACTACAGGAGACCTTGCTGAGCCttggcagaaaagaaaatggtaaCTACTCAGAAGCCAAAACCAGCTGGGATTTGGACAG CAGCCATTCTGGGGAGGACCCAGTGCCAAGGGACACAGCTTTCCTTCTGGAGCAAGTGACACTCTCAGTACCATCCTCTGGCAAGCTGCTCATCAAGGACTTGAGCCTCAGGATCTCACAAGGACAAAGTGTGATGATTGTGGGAAACACTGGTACAGGGAAGACCTCTCTCCTGAGGGTCCTCGGAGGGCTCTGGGAGAGCACACGGG GGAGCATCAGGATGCTGACCTGCTTTGGCCCCCGAGGAGTGGTGTTCCTACCACAGAGGCCCTTCTTCACTGATGGAAGCCTGCGTGAGCAG GTGATCTATCCCCTGAAGGAGATCTATCCACTTTCAG GGTCTGCAGATGATGAGAGGATTGTGCGattcctggagctggctgggctg ACTGATTTGCTGGCAAGGGCTGGAGGACTGGATGAACAGGTGGACTGGAACTG GTATGAcatcctgtccccaggggaGATGCAGAGGCTCTCATTTGCACGGCTCTTCTACCTCCAGCCAAAATACGCAG TGTTAGATGAAGCCACCAGCGCCTTGACAGAAGAGGTGGAGCATGAACTGTACCGTATGTGCCTTCAGCTGGGCATGACTCTGATCAGTGTGGGACACAGACCCAGCCTGGAAAAG TTCCACAGCTGGATTTTGAAACTTCATGGGGAGGGAAGATGGGAGCTCACTCGATGTGAGAAATTGAAGCGTCTCCCCTCTGAGGAAGGATACTGA
- the ABCD4 gene encoding lysosomal cobalamin transporter ABCD4 isoform X6, which produces MASKLVISPFTLAYYTYQCFHSTGWLGPVSIFGYFIIGTMINKVLMSPIVSKLVQQEKLEGDFRFKHMQIRVNAEPAAFYRAGRVEHMRTNRRLQSLLKTQRELIGKELWLYIGINTFDYLGSILSYVVIAIPIFSGVYGDLSPTELSALVSKNAFVSIYLIGCFSQLIDLSSTVTDVAGYTHRIGELQETLLSLGRKENGNYSEAKTSWDLDSSHSGEDPVPRDTAFLLEQVTLSVPSSGKLLIKDLSLRISQGQSVMIVGNTGTGKTSLLRVLGGLWESTRGSIRMLTCFGPRGVVFLPQRPFFTDGSLREQVIYPLKEIYPLSGSADDERIVRFLELAGLTDLLARAGGLDEQVDWNWYDILSPGEMQRLSFARLFYLQPKYAVLDEATSALTEEVEHELYRMCLQLGMTLISVGHRPSLEKFHSWILKLHGEGRWELTRCEKLKRLPSEEGY; this is translated from the exons atgGCCAGCAAGCTCGTCATCTCACCCTTCACACTGGCCTACTACACATACCAGTGCTTTCACAG CACAGGCTGGCTAGGCCCGGTGAGCATCTTTGGGTATTTCATCATTGGGACGATGATTAACAAAGTGTTGATGAGCCCAATTGTGTCTAAACTTGTGCAGCAGGAAAAACTGGAGGGAGATTTCAG GTTCAAGCACATGCAGATTCGTGTCAATGCAGAACCAGCTGCTTTCTACAG GGCTGGGCGAGTGGAGCACATGCGCACAAACCggaggctgcagagcctgcTGAAGACCCAGAGAGAGCTGAtagggaaggagctgtggctATACA TTGGGATCAACACCTTTGATTACTTGGGCAGCATCCTGAGCTACGTGGTCATTGCCATTCCCATCTTTTCTGGTGTCTACGGCGACCTGAGTCCAACAGAGCTCAGTGCCCTTGTCAGCAAG AATGCCTTTGTTTCCATCTACCTCATTGGCTGCTTCAGCCAGCTCATAGATCTCTCCAGCACTGTTACTGATGTAGCTGGCTACACACACAG GATTGGTGAACTACAGGAGACCTTGCTGAGCCttggcagaaaagaaaatggtaaCTACTCAGAAGCCAAAACCAGCTGGGATTTGGACAG CAGCCATTCTGGGGAGGACCCAGTGCCAAGGGACACAGCTTTCCTTCTGGAGCAAGTGACACTCTCAGTACCATCCTCTGGCAAGCTGCTCATCAAGGACTTGAGCCTCAGGATCTCACAAGGACAAAGTGTGATGATTGTGGGAAACACTGGTACAGGGAAGACCTCTCTCCTGAGGGTCCTCGGAGGGCTCTGGGAGAGCACACGGG GGAGCATCAGGATGCTGACCTGCTTTGGCCCCCGAGGAGTGGTGTTCCTACCACAGAGGCCCTTCTTCACTGATGGAAGCCTGCGTGAGCAG GTGATCTATCCCCTGAAGGAGATCTATCCACTTTCAG GGTCTGCAGATGATGAGAGGATTGTGCGattcctggagctggctgggctg ACTGATTTGCTGGCAAGGGCTGGAGGACTGGATGAACAGGTGGACTGGAACTG GTATGAcatcctgtccccaggggaGATGCAGAGGCTCTCATTTGCACGGCTCTTCTACCTCCAGCCAAAATACGCAG TGTTAGATGAAGCCACCAGCGCCTTGACAGAAGAGGTGGAGCATGAACTGTACCGTATGTGCCTTCAGCTGGGCATGACTCTGATCAGTGTGGGACACAGACCCAGCCTGGAAAAG TTCCACAGCTGGATTTTGAAACTTCATGGGGAGGGAAGATGGGAGCTCACTCGATGTGAGAAATTGAAGCGTCTCCCCTCTGAGGAAGGATACTGA
- the ABCD4 gene encoding lysosomal cobalamin transporter ABCD4 isoform X1 has product MQGEERAGSRLDGLFLRRFLRLLAVLFPGWPSPSVLMFLTLLGVALLEQLVIYQVGVIPSQYYEVLGNKDFSGFKTLTAVAVTLIIVNSTLKSFDQFICNMMYVNWRKSLTEYLHRCYFQGQVYYNLLVLREDIDNPDQRISQDVERFCRQLSSMASKLVISPFTLAYYTYQCFHSTGWLGPVSIFGYFIIGTMINKVLMSPIVSKLVQQEKLEGDFRFKHMQIRVNAEPAAFYRAGRVEHMRTNRRLQSLLKTQRELIGKELWLYIGINTFDYLGSILSYVVIAIPIFSGVYGDLSPTELSALVSKNAFVSIYLIGCFSQLIDLSSTVTDVAGYTHRIGELQETLLSLGRKENGNYSEAKTSWDLDSSHSGEDPVPRDTAFLLEQVTLSVPSSGKLLIKDLSLRISQGQSVMIVGNTGTGKTSLLRVLGGLWESTRGSIRMLTCFGPRGVVFLPQRPFFTDGSLREQVIYPLKEIYPLSGSADDERIVRFLELAGLTDLLARAGGLDEQVDWNWYDILSPGEMQRLSFARLFYLQPKYAVLDEATSALTEEVEHELYRMCLQLGMTLISVGHRPSLEKFHSWILKLHGEGRWELTRCEKLKRLPSEEGY; this is encoded by the exons ATGCAGGGCGAGGAGAG GGCTGGCTCCCGGCTGGACGGGCTGTTCCTGCGGCGGTTCCTGcggctcctggctgtgctctttCCCGGGTGGCCCTCCCCGAGCGTCCTCATGTTCCTGACGCTGCTCGGTGTCGCCTTGCTGG agcagctggtTATTTACCAGGTCGGCGTCATCCCCAGCCAGTACTATGAGGTCCTAGGGAACAAGGACTTCTCCGGATTCAAAACATTGACTGCTGTTGCTGTGACCCTGATCATTGTGAACTCCACG CTAAAAAGTTTCGACCAGTTTATCTGCAACATGATGTATGTGAACTGGAGGAAATCCCTCACTGAATACCTCCACAGGTGCTACTTCCAAGGCCAGGTCTACTACAACCTGCTCGTGCTGCGTGAAGACATCGATAACCC GGACCAGCGCATCAGCCAGGATGTGGAGAGgttctgcaggcagctcagctccatgGCCAGCAAGCTCGTCATCTCACCCTTCACACTGGCCTACTACACATACCAGTGCTTTCACAG CACAGGCTGGCTAGGCCCGGTGAGCATCTTTGGGTATTTCATCATTGGGACGATGATTAACAAAGTGTTGATGAGCCCAATTGTGTCTAAACTTGTGCAGCAGGAAAAACTGGAGGGAGATTTCAG GTTCAAGCACATGCAGATTCGTGTCAATGCAGAACCAGCTGCTTTCTACAG GGCTGGGCGAGTGGAGCACATGCGCACAAACCggaggctgcagagcctgcTGAAGACCCAGAGAGAGCTGAtagggaaggagctgtggctATACA TTGGGATCAACACCTTTGATTACTTGGGCAGCATCCTGAGCTACGTGGTCATTGCCATTCCCATCTTTTCTGGTGTCTACGGCGACCTGAGTCCAACAGAGCTCAGTGCCCTTGTCAGCAAG AATGCCTTTGTTTCCATCTACCTCATTGGCTGCTTCAGCCAGCTCATAGATCTCTCCAGCACTGTTACTGATGTAGCTGGCTACACACACAG GATTGGTGAACTACAGGAGACCTTGCTGAGCCttggcagaaaagaaaatggtaaCTACTCAGAAGCCAAAACCAGCTGGGATTTGGACAG CAGCCATTCTGGGGAGGACCCAGTGCCAAGGGACACAGCTTTCCTTCTGGAGCAAGTGACACTCTCAGTACCATCCTCTGGCAAGCTGCTCATCAAGGACTTGAGCCTCAGGATCTCACAAGGACAAAGTGTGATGATTGTGGGAAACACTGGTACAGGGAAGACCTCTCTCCTGAGGGTCCTCGGAGGGCTCTGGGAGAGCACACGGG GGAGCATCAGGATGCTGACCTGCTTTGGCCCCCGAGGAGTGGTGTTCCTACCACAGAGGCCCTTCTTCACTGATGGAAGCCTGCGTGAGCAG GTGATCTATCCCCTGAAGGAGATCTATCCACTTTCAG GGTCTGCAGATGATGAGAGGATTGTGCGattcctggagctggctgggctg ACTGATTTGCTGGCAAGGGCTGGAGGACTGGATGAACAGGTGGACTGGAACTG GTATGAcatcctgtccccaggggaGATGCAGAGGCTCTCATTTGCACGGCTCTTCTACCTCCAGCCAAAATACGCAG TGTTAGATGAAGCCACCAGCGCCTTGACAGAAGAGGTGGAGCATGAACTGTACCGTATGTGCCTTCAGCTGGGCATGACTCTGATCAGTGTGGGACACAGACCCAGCCTGGAAAAG TTCCACAGCTGGATTTTGAAACTTCATGGGGAGGGAAGATGGGAGCTCACTCGATGTGAGAAATTGAAGCGTCTCCCCTCTGAGGAAGGATACTGA
- the ABCD4 gene encoding lysosomal cobalamin transporter ABCD4 isoform X5, whose protein sequence is MGGCTPRLLPVVLTLPCHRSPSVPSPACLSSPEQLVIYQVGVIPSQYYEVLGNKDFSGFKTLTAVAVTLIIVNSTLKSFDQFICNMMYVNWRKSLTEYLHRDQRISQDVERFCRQLSSMASKLVISPFTLAYYTYQCFHSTGWLGPVSIFGYFIIGTMINKVLMSPIVSKLVQQEKLEGDFRFKHMQIRVNAEPAAFYRAGRVEHMRTNRRLQSLLKTQRELIGKELWLYIGINTFDYLGSILSYVVIAIPIFSGVYGDLSPTELSALVSKNAFVSIYLIGCFSQLIDLSSTVTDVAGYTHRIGELQETLLSLGRKENGNYSEAKTSWDLDSSHSGEDPVPRDTAFLLEQVTLSVPSSGKLLIKDLSLRISQGQSVMIVGNTGTGKTSLLRVLGGLWESTRGSIRMLTCFGPRGVVFLPQRPFFTDGSLREQVIYPLKEIYPLSGSADDERIVRFLELAGLTDLLARAGGLDEQVDWNWYDILSPGEMQRLSFARLFYLQPKYAVLDEATSALTEEVEHELYRMCLQLGMTLISVGHRPSLEKFHSWILKLHGEGRWELTRCEKLKRLPSEEGY, encoded by the exons ATGGGGGGCTGCACTCCACGTCTGCTCCCTGTGGTCCTCACTCTGCCTTGTCACCGCAGTCCATCAGTTCCTTCCCCTGCTTGCCTTTcttctccagagcagctggtTATTTACCAGGTCGGCGTCATCCCCAGCCAGTACTATGAGGTCCTAGGGAACAAGGACTTCTCCGGATTCAAAACATTGACTGCTGTTGCTGTGACCCTGATCATTGTGAACTCCACG CTAAAAAGTTTCGACCAGTTTATCTGCAACATGATGTATGTGAACTGGAGGAAATCCCTCACTGAATACCTCCACAG GGACCAGCGCATCAGCCAGGATGTGGAGAGgttctgcaggcagctcagctccatgGCCAGCAAGCTCGTCATCTCACCCTTCACACTGGCCTACTACACATACCAGTGCTTTCACAG CACAGGCTGGCTAGGCCCGGTGAGCATCTTTGGGTATTTCATCATTGGGACGATGATTAACAAAGTGTTGATGAGCCCAATTGTGTCTAAACTTGTGCAGCAGGAAAAACTGGAGGGAGATTTCAG GTTCAAGCACATGCAGATTCGTGTCAATGCAGAACCAGCTGCTTTCTACAG GGCTGGGCGAGTGGAGCACATGCGCACAAACCggaggctgcagagcctgcTGAAGACCCAGAGAGAGCTGAtagggaaggagctgtggctATACA TTGGGATCAACACCTTTGATTACTTGGGCAGCATCCTGAGCTACGTGGTCATTGCCATTCCCATCTTTTCTGGTGTCTACGGCGACCTGAGTCCAACAGAGCTCAGTGCCCTTGTCAGCAAG AATGCCTTTGTTTCCATCTACCTCATTGGCTGCTTCAGCCAGCTCATAGATCTCTCCAGCACTGTTACTGATGTAGCTGGCTACACACACAG GATTGGTGAACTACAGGAGACCTTGCTGAGCCttggcagaaaagaaaatggtaaCTACTCAGAAGCCAAAACCAGCTGGGATTTGGACAG CAGCCATTCTGGGGAGGACCCAGTGCCAAGGGACACAGCTTTCCTTCTGGAGCAAGTGACACTCTCAGTACCATCCTCTGGCAAGCTGCTCATCAAGGACTTGAGCCTCAGGATCTCACAAGGACAAAGTGTGATGATTGTGGGAAACACTGGTACAGGGAAGACCTCTCTCCTGAGGGTCCTCGGAGGGCTCTGGGAGAGCACACGGG GGAGCATCAGGATGCTGACCTGCTTTGGCCCCCGAGGAGTGGTGTTCCTACCACAGAGGCCCTTCTTCACTGATGGAAGCCTGCGTGAGCAG GTGATCTATCCCCTGAAGGAGATCTATCCACTTTCAG GGTCTGCAGATGATGAGAGGATTGTGCGattcctggagctggctgggctg ACTGATTTGCTGGCAAGGGCTGGAGGACTGGATGAACAGGTGGACTGGAACTG GTATGAcatcctgtccccaggggaGATGCAGAGGCTCTCATTTGCACGGCTCTTCTACCTCCAGCCAAAATACGCAG TGTTAGATGAAGCCACCAGCGCCTTGACAGAAGAGGTGGAGCATGAACTGTACCGTATGTGCCTTCAGCTGGGCATGACTCTGATCAGTGTGGGACACAGACCCAGCCTGGAAAAG TTCCACAGCTGGATTTTGAAACTTCATGGGGAGGGAAGATGGGAGCTCACTCGATGTGAGAAATTGAAGCGTCTCCCCTCTGAGGAAGGATACTGA
- the ABCD4 gene encoding lysosomal cobalamin transporter ABCD4 isoform X3, with the protein MGGCTPRLLPVVLTLPCHRSPSVPSPACLSSPEQLVIYQVGVIPSQYYEVLGNKDFSGFKTLTAVAVTLIIVNSTLKSFDQFICNMMYVNWRKSLTEYLHRCYFQGQVYYNLLVLREDIDNPDQRISQDVERFCRQLSSMASKLVISPFTLAYYTYQCFHSTGWLGPVSIFGYFIIGTMINKVLMSPIVSKLVQQEKLEGDFRFKHMQIRVNAEPAAFYRAGRVEHMRTNRRLQSLLKTQRELIGKELWLYIGINTFDYLGSILSYVVIAIPIFSGVYGDLSPTELSALVSKNAFVSIYLIGCFSQLIDLSSTVTDVAGYTHRIGELQETLLSLGRKENGNYSEAKTSWDLDSHSGEDPVPRDTAFLLEQVTLSVPSSGKLLIKDLSLRISQGQSVMIVGNTGTGKTSLLRVLGGLWESTRGSIRMLTCFGPRGVVFLPQRPFFTDGSLREQVIYPLKEIYPLSGSADDERIVRFLELAGLTDLLARAGGLDEQVDWNWYDILSPGEMQRLSFARLFYLQPKYAVLDEATSALTEEVEHELYRMCLQLGMTLISVGHRPSLEKFHSWILKLHGEGRWELTRCEKLKRLPSEEGY; encoded by the exons ATGGGGGGCTGCACTCCACGTCTGCTCCCTGTGGTCCTCACTCTGCCTTGTCACCGCAGTCCATCAGTTCCTTCCCCTGCTTGCCTTTcttctccagagcagctggtTATTTACCAGGTCGGCGTCATCCCCAGCCAGTACTATGAGGTCCTAGGGAACAAGGACTTCTCCGGATTCAAAACATTGACTGCTGTTGCTGTGACCCTGATCATTGTGAACTCCACG CTAAAAAGTTTCGACCAGTTTATCTGCAACATGATGTATGTGAACTGGAGGAAATCCCTCACTGAATACCTCCACAGGTGCTACTTCCAAGGCCAGGTCTACTACAACCTGCTCGTGCTGCGTGAAGACATCGATAACCC GGACCAGCGCATCAGCCAGGATGTGGAGAGgttctgcaggcagctcagctccatgGCCAGCAAGCTCGTCATCTCACCCTTCACACTGGCCTACTACACATACCAGTGCTTTCACAG CACAGGCTGGCTAGGCCCGGTGAGCATCTTTGGGTATTTCATCATTGGGACGATGATTAACAAAGTGTTGATGAGCCCAATTGTGTCTAAACTTGTGCAGCAGGAAAAACTGGAGGGAGATTTCAG GTTCAAGCACATGCAGATTCGTGTCAATGCAGAACCAGCTGCTTTCTACAG GGCTGGGCGAGTGGAGCACATGCGCACAAACCggaggctgcagagcctgcTGAAGACCCAGAGAGAGCTGAtagggaaggagctgtggctATACA TTGGGATCAACACCTTTGATTACTTGGGCAGCATCCTGAGCTACGTGGTCATTGCCATTCCCATCTTTTCTGGTGTCTACGGCGACCTGAGTCCAACAGAGCTCAGTGCCCTTGTCAGCAAG AATGCCTTTGTTTCCATCTACCTCATTGGCTGCTTCAGCCAGCTCATAGATCTCTCCAGCACTGTTACTGATGTAGCTGGCTACACACACAG GATTGGTGAACTACAGGAGACCTTGCTGAGCCttggcagaaaagaaaatggtaaCTACTCAGAAGCCAAAACCAGCTGGGATTTGGACAG CCATTCTGGGGAGGACCCAGTGCCAAGGGACACAGCTTTCCTTCTGGAGCAAGTGACACTCTCAGTACCATCCTCTGGCAAGCTGCTCATCAAGGACTTGAGCCTCAGGATCTCACAAGGACAAAGTGTGATGATTGTGGGAAACACTGGTACAGGGAAGACCTCTCTCCTGAGGGTCCTCGGAGGGCTCTGGGAGAGCACACGGG GGAGCATCAGGATGCTGACCTGCTTTGGCCCCCGAGGAGTGGTGTTCCTACCACAGAGGCCCTTCTTCACTGATGGAAGCCTGCGTGAGCAG GTGATCTATCCCCTGAAGGAGATCTATCCACTTTCAG GGTCTGCAGATGATGAGAGGATTGTGCGattcctggagctggctgggctg ACTGATTTGCTGGCAAGGGCTGGAGGACTGGATGAACAGGTGGACTGGAACTG GTATGAcatcctgtccccaggggaGATGCAGAGGCTCTCATTTGCACGGCTCTTCTACCTCCAGCCAAAATACGCAG TGTTAGATGAAGCCACCAGCGCCTTGACAGAAGAGGTGGAGCATGAACTGTACCGTATGTGCCTTCAGCTGGGCATGACTCTGATCAGTGTGGGACACAGACCCAGCCTGGAAAAG TTCCACAGCTGGATTTTGAAACTTCATGGGGAGGGAAGATGGGAGCTCACTCGATGTGAGAAATTGAAGCGTCTCCCCTCTGAGGAAGGATACTGA
- the ABCD4 gene encoding lysosomal cobalamin transporter ABCD4 isoform X2, whose translation MGGCTPRLLPVVLTLPCHRSPSVPSPACLSSPEQLVIYQVGVIPSQYYEVLGNKDFSGFKTLTAVAVTLIIVNSTLKSFDQFICNMMYVNWRKSLTEYLHRCYFQGQVYYNLLVLREDIDNPDQRISQDVERFCRQLSSMASKLVISPFTLAYYTYQCFHSTGWLGPVSIFGYFIIGTMINKVLMSPIVSKLVQQEKLEGDFRFKHMQIRVNAEPAAFYRAGRVEHMRTNRRLQSLLKTQRELIGKELWLYIGINTFDYLGSILSYVVIAIPIFSGVYGDLSPTELSALVSKNAFVSIYLIGCFSQLIDLSSTVTDVAGYTHRIGELQETLLSLGRKENGNYSEAKTSWDLDSSHSGEDPVPRDTAFLLEQVTLSVPSSGKLLIKDLSLRISQGQSVMIVGNTGTGKTSLLRVLGGLWESTRGSIRMLTCFGPRGVVFLPQRPFFTDGSLREQVIYPLKEIYPLSGSADDERIVRFLELAGLTDLLARAGGLDEQVDWNWYDILSPGEMQRLSFARLFYLQPKYAVLDEATSALTEEVEHELYRMCLQLGMTLISVGHRPSLEKFHSWILKLHGEGRWELTRCEKLKRLPSEEGY comes from the exons ATGGGGGGCTGCACTCCACGTCTGCTCCCTGTGGTCCTCACTCTGCCTTGTCACCGCAGTCCATCAGTTCCTTCCCCTGCTTGCCTTTcttctccagagcagctggtTATTTACCAGGTCGGCGTCATCCCCAGCCAGTACTATGAGGTCCTAGGGAACAAGGACTTCTCCGGATTCAAAACATTGACTGCTGTTGCTGTGACCCTGATCATTGTGAACTCCACG CTAAAAAGTTTCGACCAGTTTATCTGCAACATGATGTATGTGAACTGGAGGAAATCCCTCACTGAATACCTCCACAGGTGCTACTTCCAAGGCCAGGTCTACTACAACCTGCTCGTGCTGCGTGAAGACATCGATAACCC GGACCAGCGCATCAGCCAGGATGTGGAGAGgttctgcaggcagctcagctccatgGCCAGCAAGCTCGTCATCTCACCCTTCACACTGGCCTACTACACATACCAGTGCTTTCACAG CACAGGCTGGCTAGGCCCGGTGAGCATCTTTGGGTATTTCATCATTGGGACGATGATTAACAAAGTGTTGATGAGCCCAATTGTGTCTAAACTTGTGCAGCAGGAAAAACTGGAGGGAGATTTCAG GTTCAAGCACATGCAGATTCGTGTCAATGCAGAACCAGCTGCTTTCTACAG GGCTGGGCGAGTGGAGCACATGCGCACAAACCggaggctgcagagcctgcTGAAGACCCAGAGAGAGCTGAtagggaaggagctgtggctATACA TTGGGATCAACACCTTTGATTACTTGGGCAGCATCCTGAGCTACGTGGTCATTGCCATTCCCATCTTTTCTGGTGTCTACGGCGACCTGAGTCCAACAGAGCTCAGTGCCCTTGTCAGCAAG AATGCCTTTGTTTCCATCTACCTCATTGGCTGCTTCAGCCAGCTCATAGATCTCTCCAGCACTGTTACTGATGTAGCTGGCTACACACACAG GATTGGTGAACTACAGGAGACCTTGCTGAGCCttggcagaaaagaaaatggtaaCTACTCAGAAGCCAAAACCAGCTGGGATTTGGACAG CAGCCATTCTGGGGAGGACCCAGTGCCAAGGGACACAGCTTTCCTTCTGGAGCAAGTGACACTCTCAGTACCATCCTCTGGCAAGCTGCTCATCAAGGACTTGAGCCTCAGGATCTCACAAGGACAAAGTGTGATGATTGTGGGAAACACTGGTACAGGGAAGACCTCTCTCCTGAGGGTCCTCGGAGGGCTCTGGGAGAGCACACGGG GGAGCATCAGGATGCTGACCTGCTTTGGCCCCCGAGGAGTGGTGTTCCTACCACAGAGGCCCTTCTTCACTGATGGAAGCCTGCGTGAGCAG GTGATCTATCCCCTGAAGGAGATCTATCCACTTTCAG GGTCTGCAGATGATGAGAGGATTGTGCGattcctggagctggctgggctg ACTGATTTGCTGGCAAGGGCTGGAGGACTGGATGAACAGGTGGACTGGAACTG GTATGAcatcctgtccccaggggaGATGCAGAGGCTCTCATTTGCACGGCTCTTCTACCTCCAGCCAAAATACGCAG TGTTAGATGAAGCCACCAGCGCCTTGACAGAAGAGGTGGAGCATGAACTGTACCGTATGTGCCTTCAGCTGGGCATGACTCTGATCAGTGTGGGACACAGACCCAGCCTGGAAAAG TTCCACAGCTGGATTTTGAAACTTCATGGGGAGGGAAGATGGGAGCTCACTCGATGTGAGAAATTGAAGCGTCTCCCCTCTGAGGAAGGATACTGA